In the Desulfurispora thermophila DSM 16022 genome, TCTTTGAGCCGCCGCCTGATCTGGGTGATGTTGATGCGCAGCACCTCGGTGAACCCTTCCTGGGGCCCGCGGATAGTGGACTCGGTAATGGGTTGCCCCACCGGGCGGGCCGGGTAGGTGATTACGTCAAAAATATAGGCATATTTCAACCCGTCCACAAACAGCACGGCCAAACCCGTTAATATGGCTACCAGCACATCCTGCATCTGCCGGCTTTTTTTCATTTTGGCCGTGTTTACAGCCGGGTTTTGTTCCAGGCAAAGCACCGCCTTTTCCCCGGCAAGGACCAGGGGGGCCAGGATGTCCCGGTTGACTACGTCCAGGTCCACCAGGCCGTCCAGGTAGGCAATGGCCAGCTTGTTGTAACACTGTCCATTGATGGGAATCTCCCGCAGAACAAAATCGGGCGCATTGCTAAAAGCTTGCTGCAGGGTCTCAATATTGGCCGCCAGTTCGCTTTGCACCGGTTGCGGCATCAGTTCGGCTGGCTGCGGCTCGTACACTGCTTGGGCGGCTTTATTTTCGTCGCTTGTCGCTTTGAATTGTTCTTGCTTTTTTATTTTTCCCTTCCGCATGCCACTCAGGGGCAGCGGCTTGATTATCCTGCTTCGCTGGGACACTTTCCCTTCCTCCACTCCGGGCAACTCTAACCCCATCTACAAACCTTCTTGTTTATTGTTTACACTTTAGGGAAACGTTATAAGCCCCTGGCTGACGCCGGTGCCATAGGAGTAAAAATCCGTCGGTTCAAGGAAAAATAGAAAAATAAAAGGTGGTCCCCAATGTGAACCACCTTTCACTGTATTAACCGATTCCCCAAAGAAAACCTACCCCATTACATACTGGCCTTTCAAGGGGTAAACCTGCTCCTGCCACAAGCGGTCGCGTTGCACTGGATCCAGAACCGGCTTTTGCAGCATTTTGTACAGCAGCTCCTCCTGAGCCGGCGTGTTGACAAAATTCGCCAGGTGAGCCAGGGCATACTGGGCATAATCGCTGATCAGAAAACTGAAAATCTGGTTGAGCAGGTCGTCCTGCACATGGTATAGTTTGGCATTTTCCAGCACCAGCTGCGCATAAACAATCATGGTGAACAATTCGCCCAGGTGCAGCATATAATCCACGTCGCGGCGCTGCTCTTCCGTGGGCGGGGCGGTGGCCAGCAGCTGCCGGAACAGTTCCACCAGTTCATAAAACTTCTGCACATTGGGCAGGTCAACACCTTTATAAGCCCGCCGGTAATCGGGGAACTTAATTTGCGCCAGTTTGCCCGTGGTCTGTCGGAAAAGGTTGGCGTCATCCTGGGCATCGCGGCGCACGGGTATTTCGGGATAGTCTACATTGTTAAAGAAATAATTGCCCATAAACTTGATCACCAGGGCCATGTTCACGTGGGTAGTGCCTTCCAAGCGCGGGATCATCCCGATGTCCCGAATGGCCAGCTCAAAATAGGTGTCCTGTTCAAACCCCTTGGCGGCAATGGCATCCAGCAACATGTCGATCACCTTCATGCCCTGGGTCGTAACCTTCATTTTCTGTATAGGGTTGAAGAGCAGGTAACGGCGGTCCTGCTCGGACGAAGACCGGAAATAGTCCACTGCCCGTAGAGCGAAGAGCTTCATGGCCACAATGCGGGCATAAGCCTCAGTGAACAGCTTCTTGATGTGGCTGAAGGCGGTGACCGGTTTGCCGTACAGGATGCGGTCGGCAGCGTGATTCAAAGCCTCGTAAAAAGCGTGTTCGCAAATGCCCACAGAAGCAAAGCCCAGCTGGAACTTGCCGATGTTGATAGTGGAAAGCGAGGAATCCCAGGCCAGCGTACCAGAGGATAGAATTTGCTCCTGGCTGATGGGATAGTCATGCAGCTTGAATTCGCCCACGTAGGCCGGCCTGACCCCCGAGGTGTAGATCTTTTTCACCAGTTCATATTTTTCGTGTTTGGGGTCCACCACAAAGAAAACAAAATCGCCGCTATCGGCATATTTGGCAAACACGGAAACCAGCGCCGCCTCGTTGGCATTACCGATGTAATATTTATCCCCGCTGGCCAGATATGTACCGTCAGGTTGTGGGAACAATTTCATTTCATTGGAGTAGAGATCGGCACCATGGGCTTTTTCCGACATGCCAAAGGCGAAGATGCCGCCCTCCTGCAATAACCGGCCCGTCAAGTGTTTTACTTTTTCATTGTCGCCCATCCAGATGGGCCCCAGCCCCAAAATGCTCACCTGATAACAATACTGGTAAGCCAGGGAGTAGAAAGCGGTAATTTCCGTAAACTCACACACCCGGGACAGGTCAAAGCGTGCATCCGGGGCTCCGTAACCGGCCGGCGTAAGCAATGTGGCAAAGATTTGCTCCCGCTTGATGAACTCCAGAAAGTCATCGTACCACTTGCAAGCCTGGTCGTCTTCTTTAATGCTCCGCAAGCCTTTTTTCTCAAAGAAATCAATGGTTTTGAGCATTATTTCCTGGCTTTTCTCATCGGGGAAGGTCTGCTCATACTTCTGGGGGTTTAAAAACAACATGGTAAACTCACCCCTGTTCAAAATCTGATTAATGAAAGGTAGGGCAGCCCTTTTTGACAGAGCTGCCCTGATGTATTTGGAGATGGCAGATAACCCAACCTTGCATTGTTAAACCTTATATTGTCAATTATCAATACTCAAAGGACTCTTCCGGTACATCCAATACGGAGGTGTCGGCATCGGCCATGATGCCGGCCACAGTCATAACTTCGGGCACTATATTGCGCACATAGTAGCGGGCGGCTTCCACTTTGCCCCGGTAGAAAGCGTAGTCATAATGCTCTTCGCCCAGCTGGGCGATCTTGCTCTGGGCCAGTACGGCCTGCTCCATAATCAATGCTCCGCAGTAGAGTTTGGCCGTGCAGTGCAGGATGCGGGTGGCAAAGAGAGGGAGCATTTCATATTTCTGCTGCGTGTAGAAGCCCATAGCCGTCTTTTGGATGGACCGGTAGGCCTGGAAGGCTTCGGCCAGTATTTTGTATTCGCGGGAAAACTCCGGCTGTTCTTTAAAAGATTCTATTGTCTTGTGCAACTCGGCCATCCATCCCTGGAACACCTGGCCGTTTTTCATGGTCCACTTGCGGCCGATCAGGTCCATGGCCTGAATGTAGTTGGTGCCTTCCCAGATGGAGTAAATCTTGCAATCGCGAGCCGCCTGGGCTACCGGGTATTCTTCGGAAAAGCCATACCCGCCGTAAACCTGGATGGCATCGGCCACCAGCGGCCAGACCACATCGGAAGCGTAGGCCTTGACTAGAGGCGTGTTCACGTCCACCATGGCTTCTGCAAAGGCCTTCTTCTCTTTGTCCTGTTCATGGAGCAGCACGTCAATAAAGAAGGCGGTCTTGTAGATCATGGCCCGCACGGCCTCGTTGTGCGCTTTCAGGTTCATCAACATGCGCCGCACGTCGGCGTGCTTGATGATGGGTACCCGGTCACCCTTGGGGTTGGTGATGGGCCGCCCCTGCACCCGCTCGCGGGCATACTGGGCAGCGTTGTGGTAGGCCACTGCGGCAACGGCCAGCGCCATCAGGCCGGTCTCAAAGCGGGCGCCGTTCATCATTTGAAACATCTGAGCCATCCCGCTGGCATGACCTTTTTCATCGGGTGGATCTCCCACCAAGTAGCCATAGCAGTCATTGTTGTCGCCAAAGCTGAGCATGGCTGTAGCCGAGCCTTTCAGGCCCATTTTGTGCTCTATCGCCACACAGGTGACATCGTTGGGACCAACTACATCGCCCTGCTCATTAATTCTGTTCTTGGGTACCACAAACAAAGAGATCCCCTTGGTGCCCGGCGCGGCACCCTCAATACGGGCCAGCAACAGGTGGATAATATTTTCGGTCATGTTGTGGTCGCCGCCGGTAATAAAGCACTTGGTTCCTTTGATTTTATAAACGCCGGGGGTCTCGGTAGGGTAAGCCTTGGTCAGGATATCGCCCACATCGGAGCCAGCGTGCGGTTCGGTCAGGCACATGGTACCCGTCCAGGTACCGTCCATCATTTTGGGCAGGAACATTTCTTTCAGCTTGTCACTGCCGAAGGTCTGAATCAGCCGGGCTGCTCCCGTTGTGGCTCCCACGTAGGGGACAAAAGCCGGGTTGGCTCCCAGCATAAACTCGTTTACTGCGGTCAAAACAGTCTCCGGCAGGGCGGCACCGCTTTCATGGTCCAGGTTACTGCTGCCCCAACCGTTTTCCTGGATGAACCTGTAGGCTTCTTTAAAGGACTCGGGCAAAACCACTTGCCCATCCACCAGACGGGCCGGGTTTTTGTCACCTTCTTCATTGGTTGGAGCCAGGATTTCCCGGCACATTTTATGCGCCTGATCCAGGATCATGTCAATGTCTTCCACGCTGTAGGACTCTTTGAAAGCGTCGTAAGAAAAGATCTGCTCGGTGGGTAACCACTCTTTGAGTATAAACTTGTGATCCCTAGTGTTGAGTAAAAAGTTGGCCGCCATTTCTATTACCCCTTTGCCCCAAAATAACTATAAGTACAGATTCATATATAATTTTGATACTAAATGACCATTCAGTCAATAGCAAAATTCGCACTTGGTGAAATTTTTATTATATTATTTATTAATGGGTTAGTAGTTGTTATGGTTACCCTTTACGAAAAAATACCCGGTAAAAACTTTTGGAAGGGAAAATAGTTTCATGATATAATACATAACACCGAAGGCAATAAACATCCTGAACTGTCCGGCGAAATGATGGTGAACAAATTGCAAAGCTACCATATTATTACCTTTGGTTGTCAGATGAACGAATATGACAGCGAGGTCATGGCCGGCCTGTTGGAACAAATGGGGTACCAGGCTGCCCCCCGACCGGAAGATGCCGACATTGTCCTGGTCAACACCTGTTGTGTCCGGCAGAGTGCGGAAAACAAGATTCTGGGATTAATCGGCCGCCTGCGTAAATACAAAAAAGCCCGTCCCCACATGGTTATCGGTATCGGGGGGTGCATGACCCAGCAAAAAGAAACGGCGCAAAAATTGAAAGAGCGCTTTCCTCATCTGGACTTTATTTTTGGCACGCACAACGTACACGAGTTGCCCGATTTGATCAATCAGTCCCTGACAAAGAAAAAACGCCTGCTGGCCTGGCACCCGGAAAGTGCTGGCATACCCGAGGGCTTGCCGGTGAAGCGCAACAGCGGTATCAAGGCCTGGGTGCCCATCATGCTGGGATGCAACAACTTTTGTACGTACTGCATCGTCCCTTATGTGCGGGGCAGGGAAAGAAGCCGTCGCCCCGAACAGATTGTGCAGGAAGTCAGGAATCTGATCTCCCAAGGGTATAAAGAAGTCACCCTTTTGGGACAAAATGTTAACTCTTACGGTCAGGATCTGGACAGCGGGATCAATTTTGCCGGTTTGCTGAGGCTTCTGGCGGAGGAGACCAACATTCCCAGGCTGCGGTTTGTCACCAGCCATCCCAAAGATTTCAGCCCGGAACTGATTGAAGTGATGAAAACATACCCAGCCATTTGCGAGCACATCCACCTGCCCGTCCAGGCCGGCAGCAACAAGGTGCTGCAAGAGATGAACCGCAAATACAGCCGGGAGTATTACCTGGCTCTGGCGGAAAAAATTTACCGGGAAATTCCCGGCGTAGCCATTACCACCGACATCATGGTGGGCTTTCCCGGCGAAACGGAAGAAGATTTTGCGCAAACGATGGATATTGTCCGCAAAGTTAGGTTCGCCAATGCGTATATGTTTGTCTACAATCCCCGCCGGGGCACTCCGGCGGCCGAGCGGTCCGACCAGGTACCCGATGAAATAAAGGTGGAACGCATCAAGCAACTGGTGGAAACGCAAAACCGCATCACTCTGGAGCTCAACCAGGCCGAAGTGGGCCGCGTGCACGAAGTGCTGGTGGAAGGGACCAGCAAAAGCAACCCGGGAGTACTCAGCGGGCACACCCGCACTAACAAGACCGTGCTGCTGGAAGGTCAGCACATTGCACCCGGTCAAATAATACAGATAAAAATCACCCGGGGCACTTTAACATATTTAGAGGGAAAACCCGTGGCTGGTTTTTAATAAAAAACTTGGGAGGTTTTGGTTTTGGTAGCTATTTTACAAAAAGCCCGTGAACTGGGCGAAGAGATTTCCCGCTCCACCGAACTGCAGGAAATGCTGGCAGCGCAACAGGCGATGCTCAGCAGCCCGGAAGCATCTGCTTTGATCGAGGAATTCAACAGAAAACAGAAGTATTACATGACCATCCAAAGACAGGGTCTGGAACTGACTGACAGCCAGAAACAGGACATCGCCGACCTGGAAGAAAGAATGCTGGACAACGAGTTGGTGCTGAGCTTTTTCCGGGCCCAGCAAAATTTTGAAAAAATTCTAGAGGAAATCAACAACATTATCAGTCAGGCCATTTCGGGCCAGACCACCTGCGGCGAAGGCGGCTGTTCGGACGAATGTTGCTCCAGCTGCAGCGGGTGTGGCGTGTAAAGGCCTGCCCTGAACAAGTCCTCTTCTCTTTTCCCGACAAGGCTGTCGGGTTTTTCTTTTTTCAGATAATTCTTTATGCTATAATTATGCAGGAGGGATCACCTTGGCCTACACCCCCATGATGGAACAGTATCTGCAAATTAAGTCCCAGTACCCGGATGCCATATTGTTTTTCCGCCTGGGGGATTTTTACGAAATGTTTTTTGACGATGCTCTGCTGGCATCGCGCGAGCTCTCCATCACTCTCACCGGCCGTGATGCCGGAGCAGCTGAGCGAGTACCCATGTGTGGCGTACCCTATCACGCCGCTGACACCTACATTGAAAAACTAATCAACAAAGGATATAAGGTAGCCATTTGCGAACAGGTGGAAGACCCGGCCCAGGCCAAAGGCATTGTGCGGCGGGAGGTAATCCGGGTTTTCACACCCGGCACATATTTAACCCGGCAAAAGGAGCAGCAGCACAATTATCTGGCGGCAATCTTTTTTTCCTCCACCGAATACGGTCTGGCCATCGCCGATGTCACGACCGGCCTTTTGCAGGCTACGCAAATTGACGGTACGGAAAAGGACGGGCATTTGCTGGCCGAACTGACCAGAATTATGCCAGCCGAGATTCTGGTTCCCGCCAGCCAGGTAACCTGCCAGCTGGTGGACGAGATAAAAAAGCGCCTGGCGCCTGCCCTTTCCCCGCTCCCGGAAGAACAATTCCGCGCCGACAAAGCCGGACGTCACCTGGAACAAGTGCTGGGCATCCGCTGGCGAGACAGTGGCATAGGCTCTTATCCCGGCGCTCTGTCCGCCACGGGAGCCCTGCTGGCCTACCTGCTGGAGACGCAAAAGAATTCTCTCGGCCAGTTCCGCAATTTACAGGTTTACACCGCGGGCCAATACATGATTCTGGACGCCAACACCCGGCGTAACCTGGAGCTGGTTTTCTCTTTGCGGCACAGAGAACGCTGGGGAACACTGCTCTGGGTGCTCGATAAAACCAGAACCGCCATGGGTGGTAGAATGCTGCGCACCTGGCTGGAACAGCCCCTGCTGGACATGGACCGGATCAACCAGCGGCTGGATGCTGTGAGCGAACTGGTGGAAGACACCTTCTTGCGACAAACACTACAAAAACAGCTTAAAGGCATCTACGACCTGGAAAGATTGGCCACCAAAACGCTTTACAGCACAGTCAACGCCCGTGATATGCTGGCCCTGCGCCAGTCTCTGCTCATGTTGCCGGAAATTGTCTCCATTTGCCAGAATTGCCGGGCAAGTTTACTGCGGGACATACCGCCTGTTGTCAATGCTTTGCAGGAACTGGGCATATTTCTGTTGGCGGCGCTGGCCGACGACCCGCCAGCCACGCTCAAAGAAGGAAACTTGATCAAAAGTGGCTTTTCCGCCCAGGTGGACCGCTTGCGCCAGGCGGCCCGCGATGGCCGCAACTGGCTGGTTGATCTGGAAAACCGGGAAAAAGAGCGCACCGGGATCAAGTCCTTAAAGATCAGCTACAATAAGGTTTTCGGCTACTACATCGAGGTTACTAAGGCAAATCTTTCCGCTGTTCCGGCCGATTATCAGCGCAAGCAGACCCTGGCCAATGCGGAAAGGTTTATCACTCCCGCCCTCAAGGAACTGGAGCAACAGATTCTGGGAGCGGAAGAAAACCTGATTCAGCTTGAATATAATATTTTTAACCAGATTCGGGAAAAGGTGGCCGGGCACATTGAAATGATTCAGCAGGCCGCCCGTTGGCTGGCCACTGTGGACGCTCTGGTTTCCCTGGCCGAGGTGGCCTTTACTTCTGGCTACACCCGACCCAGTCTTACCCCGGAAACGGTTTTATACATTGAAAACGGCCGCCACCCGGTGGTGGAAAAAGTGCTGGACGACGGGTCGTTCGTCCCCAACGACCTGACCCTGGACAAGCAAACACGGTTAATTCTGCTCACCGGACCCAACATGGCCGGCAAGAGCACTTTTATGCGCCAGGTGGCATTGATTGTGCTGATGGCCCAGGCCGGTAGCTTTGTACCGGCCGACCGGGCGGTAGTGGGGCTGGTGGACAGAATTTTCACCCGCATTGGGGCAGCAGATGACCTGGCGGCAGGAGAAAGCACATTTATGGTCGAAATGAAAGAGTGCGAAATAATCGTAAAAAATGCCAGCCCGCGCAGCCTGATTATTATGGATGAGGTAGGACGGGGCACCAGTACACATGACGGCATCAGCATTGCTAGGGCCCTGCTGGAGCACATTGCTGTCAATATCCAGGCCCGCACCCTGTTTTCCACTCATTACCACGAACTGACCGTGTTGGACAGCTTGCCCGGGGTAGCCAATTTTACCATGGCCGTACTGGAGGAAGGCCAGCAAGTTTGCTTCTTGCGCAAAGTCATCCCCGGTAAAGCCGACAAGAGTTATGGCATTCACGTGGCCGCCCTGGCCGGGTTGCCGGCAGACATCATCAGGCGGGCCAAAGAAATTCTGGCGGACATGGAAAAACAGGCTCTCCCTTCTGTAACCCAGTGTACTGCTGCAACGCTACAACAGCAAGACAAACAGCAGTTGTGTCCAAACTGTGAATCTGTACGCAGAGTGTTGCAAAATGTTGATATTAACCATATTACACCGGTACAGGCGTTAAATATACTGGCGCAGTTGTGCGCCAACAAGTGAAAAGGGTAATTTGCCGGGGGGTGTATGTGTGTTCATTGGCATAGATGTGGGAGGGACATTTACCGATGCAGTGCTGCTCGACCGCGGCATGGTGAAAGCAACGGCAAAAGTGGTCACCCGGCAGGATCTGCTGTCCTCCCTGCTGGAAGCACTGGACAGCATATTACAGGGCGTCTCGCCCGACCTGATAGAGCGAGTGGTCTTCAGCACGACAGTGATCACTAACTTAATTGCCGAAAAAAAATATGACCCGGTTGGACTGATCATCATCCCCGGGCCCGGCCTCAGCCACGCCCACTATCGCTTTGCTACCCAGACCCATATCATTAACGGCGCCATTGACTACCGGGGCAGAGAAATAATCCCCCTGGACTTAAAACAGGTGGAGCAAGCGGTGGAAGAACTGGAAGCCGCCGGATACAATAAAGTGGCCGTGGTTGGTAAATTTTCTTCCCGCAATAACAAACACGAAAAAGAGATTGAAAAATACATCAAACTCCTGCACCCCCAGTGGCAAGTGGAACTAGGACATACCGTTGCCGGTCAGTTAAATTTTCCCCGGCGGGTTGTCTCCACCATGTTGACCTGTGCGACCCGGGAAAAATATGAATTCTTCGTGCGCTCTGTCTTTCAGGCCTTGGAGCAGCGCGGACTGCAAGCGGAGATTTATATCCTGCGCGCCGACGGCGGCACGATGCGATTAAAGAATTCCACCAAGGCGCCCATAGAAACCATCTTCAGTGGACCGGCGGCCAGCACGCTGGGCGTACAGGCACTCCTGCCGCCTGGCGAAACAGCCGTAGTGGTTGATATAGGCGGCACAACTTCCGACCTGGCCCTGCTCCTGAGCGGCCAGCCTTTGCTGGCTACCAGGGGGGTGTGCATATATAACCAGTTAACCCATGTCCGCGCTCTGGCTGTAAAATCCGTACCCGTAGGCGGAGATACCACATTAAGCCGGCAGCAGAATCGTATCGTCCTCCTGCCCGGACGGCAGGGGCCACCCTTCTGCCTGGATGGACCTGCTCCCACGCCGACAGATGCCCTGCGCGTCCTGGGATTATTCCACAAGGGGGACTACGACAAAGCCCGTCAAGCCATGCACATGCTGGGGGCCGAGCTTAATCTGAGCTGCACCGAAACAGCTGTCCGAGTGGTTGACCTGGTGGTGGACACCATTGTGCAGGAAATCAACGAAATGTTCAAGAGCTGGGAGCAAGAACCAAGCTACCGGGTCTGGGAAGTGTTGCAGAAAAAGAAGGTCCGTCCGACCACTGTAGTGGGAGTGGGCGGTGGCGCAGCGGGCTTGATTACACAAATCGCGGCCCGGATGAACTGTCAGCCTGTTTTGCCTCCTTATGCCAGTGTAGCCAATGCCATTGGCGCGGCTGTAGCCCGCCCCACCCTGCGGGTAAGCCTGCGGGCCGATACCCAGCAAGGGGTTTATACCATACAAGAAGAGGGCTTCCAGGGAAAAATTGAGGATGGCAACTTCAACGAGGAAAAAGCCATTGCCTTGGCCCGCACCTGGCTGCAACGGCGGGCGGAAAACGCCGGGCTGACCAGCTCGCTGGGCGAGGTCGAGATCATCCGGCGGGAAGTATTCAACGTCGTCCGCAACTGGGTTACTTGTGGCAAAATATTTGATATCGGTGTCCAAACACAGCGCGGTATTTTACATTACATCGGGGGAGGTGGTCGTTAATGTCCGGAAAAACCGGCCTGGTTTTCTTTCCCGCTTTCGACTGGGCCATCTCCCCCACGCATCCGGAGAGGGAAGAGCGCCTGCTGTACACCAGGGACACCATCTTTGAAGAAGGTGTCCTGGATCTGCCCAATATTGAAGAGCTGGCACCCCGCCTGGCCACGTTTCACGATATCGCCCGGGTGCATTTCTGTGTGCCCCGGGTCCAGAGCCAGGTTACCGAGGCCCATCTGATTGCCGCCGGCGCGGCCATGTTGCTGGGCGACTTAATTATTGAAGGTAGTTTGCGCAATGGCTTTGCTCTGGTCCGTCCGCCGGGACACCACGCCATGCGGGTGGTGCACGGCAACCGGGGATTTTGCAATATCAACAACGAGGCCGTACTGGTGGAATACCTGCGCCGCCGGCACGGTGTGAAAAGAATTGCCATCGTGGATTCCGATGTTCACCACGGCGACGGCACCCAGGAAATCTTTTACCACGACCCCGATGTCTTGTTTATCTCATTCCATCAGGACGGGCGTACAATCTATCCGGGTACAGGTTTCACCCACGAACTGGGCGGTCCCCTGGCCTACGCCCGGACGCTGAATGTGCCCCTCCCCCCAGGCACTACAGACGAAACCTTTCTCTACGTGGTTGATAATCTGATTTTACCTGTATTGCAAGATTTCGCCCCCGAGTTCATCATCAATTCCGCCGGCCAGGACAACCACTACACCGACCCTCTGGGCAGCATGCGTTTCACTGCCCAGGGGTATGCCGAGTTTACCCGGCGGTTAAATCCCCACCTGGCCGTCCTGGAAGGCGGTTATGCCATCGAATCGGCCCTGCCCTACGTAAACCTGGCTATTTTGCTGGCGCTGTCGGGTCATGATTACTCTTATGTGCGCGAGCCGGATTACTGGCCGGGCAAGTTCAAAGAAAGCCCGGAGCGGCTTGACCAGGTGAAAAGAATGGTAGATAATTTACTGGGAATCTGGCAGAACAGAGATAAGGCGGATATAGAAAAATTGTTTGGGACAGGCAAGTTCTACCAGCGCAAGAAAAATATTTATTATGATACAGATTATATTGAAGAAGAACAGTTTGAAAAAGTGCGCATGTGCCCTTACTGTCCGGGGTACATCATCATCGAGTCCCGCGCCAACCGCGGTTATGGCTCGCCCAACCGCGTTTTCGCAATTTCCGTACCTTTTCAGGCCTGTTCCTGCTGTCAGGCGGAAGCCGCTGATGCTTACGAGAAGGCCAAGAAAGAAGGCAGGTTCGACTATGTTTATCTGCAGGATAAAACCACCGATACCTACATGTCCTATGAGCGCAACAAGAATCAGGAATGGTGCTCGGAGGGGCCCCGCCCGGAGGTGTAAAATTGGCTAGGATCAATATCTTACCTCCCGCCATTGCCAATCTGATTGCTGCCGGGGAGGTGGTGGAGCGTCCCGCTTCTGTCGTCAAAGAACTGCTGGAAAACTCTTTTGACGCTGACGCCCGCCGGGTGGAAATAGAAATCAAAGAGGGGGGCCTGAAATACATTGCCGTACGGGACAACGGCCTGGGCATGGACGCCGAAGACCTGAAACTGGCTGTGTTGCGCCATGCCACCAGTAAAATTGCCAGCCTGCCCGATCTGGACAATATTACCACCATGGGTTTTCGCGGAGAAGCTTTACCCAGCATCGCCGCCGTCAGCAAACTGCTGATCAATTCCCGCTCACGGCAGGATGTGCAGGGACACCAGATTGAAGTCCATGGTGGTGAAACGATAAGTTTTTCTCCTGTCGGCTGCCCGGCAGGAACTTTTGTTTGTGTGCAAGATCTGTTTTTCAACACACCGGCTCGCCGCAAATACCTGAAATCCGCCGCAGCCGAAGCGGCCGCCATCAGCGATTTCGTAACCAGGCTGGCGCTGGCCCGGCCTGATGTAAGCATAACTTACAAAAACAATCAACGCCAGTGCCTGTATACCCCGGGTAACAATAAACTTTCCGATGTCATCAATGCTGTATACGGCGTGGAAGTAGGCAGACAAATGTTGCCGGTTTCCTATACCCGGGAAGATATGCAGCTCAGCGGTTACATCTCCCCGCCAGCTTTGCAGCGCAGCACGCCCAGGTACCTGACGACCATCGTCAACCAGCGCTATGTCAAATGCCGGACCATGGTGCAGGCCGTGTTGGACGTGTATCAAAGCATTTTGTCTCCCGGGCGCTATCCTATCGCTGTGCTATCCTTGCGCATCGACCCCCGGCGGGTGGATGTAAATGTGCACCCGGCCAAAATGGAAATCAAACTGCAGGACGAACAGGCAATTTACCTGTTTATCCGTCAGGCCATCCAAAAAGCGCTGGCCAGCACTGATCCCGTGCCATCCATTACCATACCAGGAGCTTGCCCGGTCGCCCGGACCAACCTGACCGTGTTGTCGGTACCGCCGACCGGAACAACACACGCCGCAGCAACATACAGCAGCATGAACCTTACTGGCAGCTCTTCAAACGGTGATCGGGAGCAAATATGGGAATCCTTACACCATGAGCGCTATTTACCGGAAAAAAAGAAGGAAGAAGAGCCCGAGAAAACATCCCTGCCTGAGCTAACCCCGGTGGGCTACTTGCCACCGGTCTACATCCTGGCCAC is a window encoding:
- the mutL gene encoding DNA mismatch repair endonuclease MutL: MARINILPPAIANLIAAGEVVERPASVVKELLENSFDADARRVEIEIKEGGLKYIAVRDNGLGMDAEDLKLAVLRHATSKIASLPDLDNITTMGFRGEALPSIAAVSKLLINSRSRQDVQGHQIEVHGGETISFSPVGCPAGTFVCVQDLFFNTPARRKYLKSAAAEAAAISDFVTRLALARPDVSITYKNNQRQCLYTPGNNKLSDVINAVYGVEVGRQMLPVSYTREDMQLSGYISPPALQRSTPRYLTTIVNQRYVKCRTMVQAVLDVYQSILSPGRYPIAVLSLRIDPRRVDVNVHPAKMEIKLQDEQAIYLFIRQAIQKALASTDPVPSITIPGACPVARTNLTVLSVPPTGTTHAAATYSSMNLTGSSSNGDREQIWESLHHERYLPEKKKEEEPEKTSLPELTPVGYLPPVYILATDYVNFYIIDHHAAHERILYEKLMAAYNNSPDLRQNLLIPRPLHFTFQEAQLLQEQRDILERLGIFLEYLGGNSFMLRSWPVVLPDDEHLIYDITAALQKLAAEKSITPANLLKHIAQMAACKAAAKAGKVLAEAEARELLAELGQTENPYQCPHGRPTILKKSLQDIAAHFKRSHN